A window of Brettanomyces nanus chromosome 2, complete sequence contains these coding sequences:
- the GET3 gene encoding Golgi to ER traffic- protein (BUSCO:EOG09342LDK), producing the protein MEDFEVESSLKDLITQDSLKWIFVGGKGGVGKTTTSSSVAIQIALHHPDKNYLLISTDPAHNLSDAFDQKFGKDARVVEGLSNLSCMEIDPSSSLEEFANSNKLGMDKQDPLTNVMTEVTGSIPGIDEAFSFMEVLKHIKSQKHPDDSTVQYESIIFDTAPTGHTLRFLQLPHTLETLLDKFNDISSRLGPLMSMMGGDQKAELFSKLGEIKGQVAEVNKQFQDPDLTTFVCVCISEFLSLYETERLIQDLMKYNMDVNSIVVNQLLFADDDQCKRCQSRWKMQKKYLNQMDELYEDYHLVKMPLCGNEIRGLENLKKFSKFLISPYDPRKDGEIVFSIEEK; encoded by the coding sequence ATGGAAGATTTCGAAGTTGAatcatctttgaaagatctCATTACTCAAGATTCACTTAAGTGGATCTTTGTAGGGGGTAAAGGAGGTGTTGGTAAGACCACCACGTCATCGTCAGTTGCCATACAGATAGCACTTCATCACCCAGATAAAAACTATCTATTGATCTCTACAGATCCGGCACACAATCTTTCAGATGCCTTTGATCAGAAGTTTGGCAAGGATGCAAGAGTGGTCGAGGGACTTTCCAATTTGTCATGTATGGAGATCGACCCATCTTCCTCACTGGAAGAGTTTGCGAATAGCAATAAATTAGGTATGGATAAGCAGGACCCGTTGACCAATGTAATGACAGAGGTCACAGGCTCGATTCCGGGTATTGATGAGGCTTTTTCGTTTATGGAGGTGTTGAAACATATCAAGAGTCAAAAGCATCCGGACGATTCTACAGTTCAATACGAGAGTATTATCTTTGATACGGCTCCTACCGGTCATACTCTACGTTTCCTTCAATTACCACATACTTTGGAGACATTGTTGGACAAATTTAATGACATCAGTAGTCGATTGGGACCTTTAATGAGCATGATGGGAGGAGATCAGAAGGCAGAATTGTTCAGCAAACTTGGCGAGATTAAAGGACAAGTTGCCGAGGTGAACAAGCAGTTTCAAGATCCGGATCTTACCACGTTTGTATGCGTGTGTATCTCCGAATTCTTGTCACTATATGAAACAGAGAGATTAATTCAAgatttgatgaaatatAACATGGATGTTAATTCAATTGTGGTGAACCAATTGTTGTTtgcagatgatgatcaGTGCAAGAGATGCCAATCAAGATggaagatgcagaaaaaATATTTAAATCAGATGGATGAGTTGTATGAAGACTACCATTTAGTTAAGATGCCATTATGCGGTAATGAAATTCGAGGTttggaaaacttgaagaagttctcaaagttcttgatCTCCCCATATGATCCAAGGAAGGATGGAGAGATTGTCTTTTCTATAGAGGAGAAATGA